A genomic stretch from Oscillospiraceae bacterium includes:
- a CDS encoding ABC transporter substrate-binding protein: MKRGLACLLAVILLFLLCACGTEPEQLLGSDDTNDGKTITVDADELIMAYHSAYSLDPFGEITDLNREISKLCFEPLFALDNNMLTYAVLASSIQKNSDLEYRIILDTERTFWDGSAITAKDVVFSYLKAVASTNYAYLSAIIADVRESGSDVIVKLVQENVNFPNAMTFPIIKKANYGTPTSERIDYVGSGLYIPSYNEGVKLTLNAFHPRANTAKVHTILLKTVPDFEAMNDSLTADIINAGYSEMVGDTLPSVSGNVYQVPLNRMVYVGFTSAGVCTDPNLRAAISLAIDRTRVNAFFGGYSEVTQTPFNPNYSKIETGCTNLIQNVEAAKAKAQTAAFSGTLRLAVNKNNASKVSLAGELQRELEAVGISVKVLSLDFDAYKDAVLYGGCDLYIGEIKLSSDYNFFELMDSLTPKQGILCSQYLCDARSAFLRTGDCTRFLAAFDAELPFIPLVYRDGVVAYSSNLVVTQSDTFENAFYNLAYTQEITTVSQNAE, from the coding sequence ATGAAAAGAGGGCTTGCGTGTCTGCTTGCGGTAATTCTGCTGTTTTTGCTGTGCGCCTGCGGAACCGAACCCGAACAGCTGCTCGGGTCCGATGACACGAATGACGGGAAAACAATCACGGTAGACGCCGACGAGCTCATCATGGCCTATCATTCCGCCTATTCACTCGACCCGTTCGGAGAGATCACCGATCTCAACCGCGAGATCTCTAAACTCTGCTTTGAGCCGCTTTTTGCACTGGACAACAACATGCTGACTTATGCGGTTTTGGCTTCTTCCATTCAAAAAAATTCCGATTTGGAATACCGAATTATATTAGATACCGAGCGTACCTTTTGGGACGGCTCTGCAATCACTGCAAAAGACGTTGTATTCTCATATTTAAAGGCTGTTGCAAGCACCAACTATGCCTATCTGTCTGCCATTATCGCCGATGTTCGGGAAAGCGGAAGCGATGTGATTGTCAAATTGGTTCAGGAAAATGTCAATTTTCCCAATGCGATGACTTTTCCGATCATTAAAAAAGCCAATTACGGCACCCCCACTTCCGAGCGAATTGATTATGTCGGAAGCGGTCTGTATATCCCCTCTTATAACGAAGGGGTCAAGTTGACTTTGAACGCCTTTCATCCGAGGGCCAATACGGCTAAAGTACACACGATTTTATTGAAAACGGTTCCGGACTTCGAGGCAATGAACGATTCTCTTACAGCGGATATTATTAACGCCGGTTACAGTGAGATGGTGGGCGATACGCTGCCTTCTGTCTCCGGTAATGTCTATCAGGTGCCGCTTAATCGGATGGTCTACGTCGGTTTTACCTCGGCAGGTGTCTGTACTGATCCCAACCTGCGGGCGGCGATTTCGTTGGCGATTGACCGCACCCGGGTCAATGCGTTTTTCGGCGGTTATTCAGAGGTCACGCAAACGCCGTTTAACCCCAATTATTCTAAAATCGAAACCGGCTGCACCAATTTGATTCAAAATGTCGAGGCGGCCAAAGCCAAGGCCCAGACGGCGGCTTTTTCGGGGACGCTTCGGCTTGCGGTAAACAAGAATAATGCATCCAAAGTCAGTCTGGCCGGCGAACTGCAGCGGGAACTCGAGGCGGTCGGTATTTCGGTGAAAGTTCTGTCTTTGGATTTTGACGCTTATAAAGATGCGGTGCTCTACGGCGGCTGCGATCTGTACATCGGGGAGATCAAGCTCTCATCCGATTATAACTTTTTTGAATTGATGGATTCCCTCACGCCGAAACAGGGGATTTTATGCTCGCAATATCTGTGCGACGCCCGCAGTGCCTTTCTGAGAACCGGCGACTGCACCCGGTTTCTTGCGGCGTTCGATGCGGAACTGCCGTTCATCCCGTTGGTCTATCGGGACGGCGTCGTCGCCTATTCTTCCAATCTCGTCGTGACCCAGTCGGACACCTTTGAAAATGCTTTTTATAATTTGGCATATACACAGGAGATAACGACGGTGAGTCAAAATGCTGAATAG
- a CDS encoding transglycosylase domain-containing protein, translating to MADKKSGTDVKGIGGLTAKMKAKRAEQRPNNKEKTTGWAKFWKFCAGFVMMLIIAGCVFGAVMTVYVIKYVDPTATIDISGLKYTTLMLAQDPDTGEYIETAKVYSDENRIWVDIGDVPKYVQLAVVASEDKRFYEHNGVDWIRTGGAVANLVFHFWGGKPGGSTITQQLIKNVTGDKEVTIERKVQEIMRALNLEKTVSKDIILEAYMNTMYLGYSCNGIQSAANFYFGKDVSELTVAEAASIVVITRYPTANNPILHPEKNKTAYMYVLKVMYQQGWLTKDEYEEAINQELVFVGEAGTVTTQQVYSWYEDQVYNDVLSDLQTELGYTATTAKYMLQNGGLRIYMAVDLNVQKAMEDQYYNEANFIKEYRDEQPQSAMVIMDYNGRVLGLVGGKGEKTANLLWSRATDSTRSPGSAIKPLSVYGPAIELNLIYWSEKLLDEPIQMYDNYGEPYDWPNNYYSSFKGLVTLDYAIQRSTNTVAARVLQMVTPEVSFNFLYNKLHMTSLVKSTRINGVTFSDMNLAPLSVGSLTNGVTVLEMAAAYQIYGGEGGLYTDPYTYTRVEDANGNVILSNNPTATRVMTEESAFIMNRLMQRVVEGPNGTGRKASQLGYPVAAKTGTTTDYNDRWFVGLTPYYVGVVWTGYDTKQEMDESLSNPSLDAWLKVMKVIHEGKEDIEFFDSDLVERRLYCTVSGLMAGPDCQNTAYGWYKKSQYIETCDVCGN from the coding sequence ATGGCCGACAAAAAATCGGGAACCGATGTTAAGGGAATCGGCGGACTGACCGCGAAAATGAAGGCAAAAAGGGCGGAACAGAGACCGAATAACAAAGAAAAAACTACCGGCTGGGCAAAGTTCTGGAAATTTTGTGCCGGTTTTGTCATGATGCTGATTATCGCGGGCTGTGTATTCGGCGCCGTGATGACCGTCTATGTCATCAAATACGTCGATCCGACCGCAACCATCGACATTTCCGGCTTGAAATATACCACTTTAATGTTGGCGCAGGACCCGGATACCGGCGAATACATCGAAACAGCCAAAGTTTACAGTGACGAAAACCGCATCTGGGTTGATATCGGCGACGTGCCCAAATATGTGCAGCTTGCGGTGGTTGCTTCGGAAGATAAGCGTTTTTATGAACACAACGGTGTCGACTGGATCAGAACAGGCGGCGCGGTGGCAAATTTGGTTTTTCATTTTTGGGGCGGGAAACCGGGCGGTTCTACGATCACGCAGCAGCTGATTAAGAACGTCACGGGAGATAAGGAAGTTACCATCGAGCGTAAGGTTCAAGAGATTATGCGCGCGTTAAACCTCGAAAAAACGGTATCGAAGGACATTATTCTCGAGGCTTATATGAATACGATGTATCTCGGATACAGCTGCAACGGCATTCAGTCAGCCGCTAATTTCTATTTCGGCAAAGATGTCTCCGAATTGACGGTCGCTGAGGCGGCAAGCATCGTTGTCATCACGCGTTATCCGACCGCAAACAACCCGATTCTGCATCCGGAAAAGAATAAGACGGCCTATATGTATGTGCTTAAGGTCATGTACCAACAGGGTTGGCTGACCAAAGACGAATATGAAGAAGCAATCAATCAAGAGCTGGTATTCGTCGGCGAGGCCGGAACGGTTACAACGCAGCAAGTTTATTCCTGGTATGAGGATCAGGTTTATAACGACGTCTTAAGTGACCTGCAGACCGAACTCGGCTATACGGCGACAACGGCAAAATATATGCTGCAAAACGGCGGTCTTCGCATTTACATGGCGGTTGATCTGAATGTCCAGAAAGCGATGGAAGATCAATATTATAACGAGGCAAACTTCATCAAGGAATACCGCGATGAGCAGCCGCAGTCGGCCATGGTCATTATGGACTATAACGGCAGAGTGCTAGGACTTGTGGGCGGCAAGGGAGAAAAAACCGCGAATCTGCTGTGGAGCAGGGCGACCGATTCCACACGCTCACCCGGTTCCGCCATCAAACCGCTGTCTGTCTATGGCCCCGCGATTGAACTCAACCTTATCTACTGGTCGGAAAAGCTGCTTGATGAACCGATCCAGATGTACGACAATTACGGGGAGCCGTACGACTGGCCGAATAATTATTACAGCAGTTTTAAGGGATTGGTGACGCTCGATTATGCGATTCAGCGCTCTACCAACACCGTTGCGGCTCGTGTGCTGCAAATGGTTACGCCGGAGGTCAGCTTTAATTTCCTGTATAATAAACTGCATATGACGTCTCTTGTAAAGTCAACCCGGATTAACGGCGTTACCTTCTCAGACATGAACCTTGCGCCGCTCAGTGTCGGCTCTTTAACCAATGGTGTCACGGTATTGGAGATGGCGGCTGCCTATCAGATTTACGGCGGAGAGGGCGGTCTTTATACCGATCCGTATACCTATACACGTGTTGAAGATGCAAACGGAAATGTGATTTTATCCAATAATCCCACCGCAACCCGGGTGATGACTGAGGAGAGCGCTTTTATCATGAACCGGCTGATGCAGCGGGTTGTTGAAGGGCCGAACGGCACAGGCCGCAAAGCATCACAATTGGGGTATCCGGTGGCTGCTAAAACCGGTACCACTACCGATTACAACGACCGCTGGTTTGTCGGTCTCACACCGTATTACGTCGGTGTCGTCTGGACCGGTTACGATACGAAGCAGGAGATGGACGAAAGTTTGTCCAACCCGTCGCTTGACGCTTGGCTCAAGGTGATGAAAGTGATCCATGAGGGCAAAGAGGATATTGAATTCTTTGATTCGGATCTGGTTGAGCGGCGGCTTTACTGTACGGTCTCCGGACTGATGGCGGGTCCGGACTGTCAGAACACCGCTTACGGCTGGTATAAAAAATCGCAATACATCGAGACCTGCGATGTCTGCGGTAATTGA
- a CDS encoding TIGR03960 family B12-binding radical SAM protein, with protein MGVTKPGRYIGHETGCVIKNKADVKLRFCFCFPDIYDIGMSYLGQKILYGLLNNDPEIWCERAYAPWPDMEKVLRDHEFPLYGLESGDPLSEFDVIGFTLQYELSYTNILNIIDLGGLPLRAKDRKDAFPLVITGGPCVCNMEPIADFIDLAVFGDGEETLPEVMNVCKQAKAEGWDKEKLLREAVKIEGVYVPSFYDIVYNHDGTVQSVTPKNGAPKTVKKRIVKDLDTMYAPPPGPVPYIEVVQSRAATELFRGCIRGCRFCQAGYIYRPVRERKADTVQDILLDECTVSGYEEMALSSLSTSDYTEIVPLLENLTAETDQKKINLSLPSLRVDNFSSEVLDKVSAVRKSGLTFAPEAGSQRLRDVINKQVTEEEFIRTCKIVFSSGYTSLKLYFMLGLPTETDEDIVAIADMAQRAVDLYYQSAGKQKGRGVNVSIGVSTFIPKPFTPFQWVGQDSEEEIVRKQKLLASSIRSRKITYNYHDMQTSRLEAVFARGNRSLSNVIETAFKSGCRLDGWNEWFKYDLWLDAFKTCGIDMDFFATRTMGENEILPWEHLDIGVTKAHFLREYKRALEGVTTPNCRAKCVGCGASVYGVCGGEKSV; from the coding sequence ATGGGCGTCACCAAACCGGGGCGTTATATCGGACATGAAACCGGCTGTGTCATCAAAAACAAAGCGGACGTTAAACTCCGTTTTTGCTTCTGCTTTCCCGATATCTACGACATCGGCATGTCCTATTTGGGCCAGAAGATTTTATACGGCCTGCTCAATAACGACCCCGAAATTTGGTGTGAACGAGCCTATGCGCCCTGGCCGGATATGGAGAAAGTACTGCGCGATCACGAGTTCCCGCTTTACGGACTCGAGAGCGGAGACCCGCTTTCCGAATTCGATGTGATCGGGTTTACGCTTCAATATGAATTATCCTATACCAATATTCTGAATATCATTGATCTCGGAGGCTTGCCGCTGCGCGCAAAAGACCGCAAAGACGCCTTCCCGCTGGTGATCACCGGCGGCCCCTGCGTCTGCAACATGGAGCCGATCGCAGATTTCATCGATCTGGCCGTATTCGGAGACGGCGAAGAAACGCTGCCAGAGGTCATGAACGTCTGCAAGCAGGCCAAAGCCGAGGGTTGGGATAAAGAAAAACTGCTGCGGGAAGCCGTCAAAATCGAGGGCGTCTATGTCCCGTCGTTTTATGATATAGTTTACAATCATGACGGCACGGTTCAATCGGTCACACCCAAAAACGGCGCGCCGAAAACCGTAAAAAAGCGTATTGTCAAAGACCTTGATACGATGTATGCGCCGCCGCCCGGACCGGTTCCCTATATCGAGGTCGTCCAGTCCCGAGCCGCGACGGAACTCTTTCGCGGGTGCATCCGCGGCTGCCGATTCTGTCAGGCGGGTTATATTTACCGCCCGGTGCGCGAACGGAAAGCGGATACCGTACAAGACATTCTGCTCGACGAATGCACCGTTTCGGGTTATGAGGAAATGGCGCTTTCGTCGCTCTCAACCAGTGATTATACCGAAATCGTGCCGCTGCTCGAAAATCTCACAGCCGAAACCGACCAAAAGAAAATCAACCTCTCACTGCCGTCGCTGCGGGTCGATAATTTCTCGTCCGAAGTGTTGGATAAGGTCTCTGCGGTGCGCAAAAGCGGCTTGACCTTTGCCCCGGAAGCCGGCAGCCAGCGCCTTCGCGACGTTATCAACAAGCAGGTCACCGAAGAGGAATTCATACGGACCTGCAAAATCGTTTTCAGCAGCGGCTATACGTCGCTGAAACTGTATTTTATGCTCGGGCTGCCGACCGAAACCGACGAGGATATTGTTGCGATTGCCGACATGGCACAGCGCGCGGTCGATCTGTATTATCAAAGCGCGGGTAAACAGAAAGGCCGCGGCGTAAACGTCAGCATCGGCGTCTCGACTTTTATCCCGAAACCGTTCACCCCGTTCCAGTGGGTCGGTCAGGACAGCGAAGAAGAGATTGTGAGAAAACAAAAACTGCTTGCCTCTTCAATCAGAAGCCGCAAGATCACATATAACTATCACGATATGCAGACCAGCCGCCTCGAAGCGGTTTTCGCACGCGGAAACCGGTCGCTTTCGAACGTCATTGAAACGGCTTTCAAAAGCGGATGCCGCCTCGACGGCTGGAACGAGTGGTTCAAATATGATCTGTGGCTTGACGCGTTCAAGACCTGCGGCATCGATATGGACTTTTTTGCCACGCGCACCATGGGTGAAAACGAAATTTTGCCGTGGGAACACCTTGATATCGGCGTGACCAAAGCGCATTTCCTGCGTGAATACAAACGGGCGCTCGAAGGCGTCACCACACCGAACTGCCGTGCAAAATGCGTCGGCTGCGGCGCCTCGGTCTATGGGGTCTGCGGAGGTGAGAAAAGCGTATGA
- a CDS encoding TIGR03936 family radical SAM-associated protein, with translation MKYRFWFVKKGVLRFISHLDVNRTMMRALRYAEVPMVYSQGFNPRPLLTFALPLSLGIESECESMDITTENEINCEETVEKLNRFLPRELHMINSTPVVNDPKLIAEATYRISFTCPEAKPKFEQFWNAETVTVTKKTKSGSKELDLKPLVKIGEISGDNGKCEFEAILPTGVTENVNPMLLTDAFREQCAPEAEVRITRMEVRMKNGEKFV, from the coding sequence ATGAAATACCGTTTTTGGTTCGTAAAAAAAGGCGTTTTGCGTTTTATCTCCCACCTCGACGTCAACCGCACCATGATGCGCGCACTGCGTTATGCCGAGGTGCCGATGGTTTATTCGCAGGGATTCAATCCGCGCCCGCTGCTGACGTTTGCCCTACCCTTGTCACTCGGCATCGAGAGCGAATGCGAGAGCATGGATATTACCACAGAAAATGAGATCAACTGCGAAGAGACCGTGGAAAAGCTGAATCGGTTTTTGCCGCGCGAACTGCATATGATAAACAGTACGCCGGTTGTAAACGACCCGAAACTCATCGCGGAGGCGACCTATCGGATTTCATTTACCTGCCCCGAAGCGAAACCGAAATTCGAACAGTTTTGGAATGCGGAAACGGTGACGGTGACTAAAAAGACCAAATCCGGCAGTAAAGAACTTGATTTGAAGCCGTTGGTGAAAATCGGCGAAATTTCCGGAGATAACGGGAAATGCGAATTTGAAGCCATCCTGCCGACCGGTGTGACCGAAAACGTCAACCCGATGCTGTTGACCGACGCGTTTCGCGAACAGTGCGCACCCGAAGCCGAAGTTCGCATCACGCGCATGGAAGTCCGTATGAAAAACGGCGAGAAATTTGTCTGA